A genomic stretch from Salarias fasciatus chromosome 10, fSalaFa1.1, whole genome shotgun sequence includes:
- the LOC115395546 gene encoding smoothelin-like protein 2, whose protein sequence is MDDPRKGGQEETVSEALGHFQATLQAAVREVHVDVSAFKQRIEQKIEEVCVKNGPLAEAVSRLQEENLQLRARLEALSRLVEGLSGVQIDRSPAELKASRIENGHVQAQPKTQEEQRAVDKSYPALNEASESSGGSSQNAAAPSSTPTLPPWRARRHADANGSEKNTATAAPDTLKQQENITAGPDVAPAAAPEYHQPLSPKLTSEPPAAEALRAPDQDDLGLLTKPHLPLTAMMKPSGDAPARPQSAAAAARATREPPVKPAEPPAKSDAGGPQAHLPVSAVTTKQSSDAALSAAAAPKAVAEPAEYPFMRGASGTKEQPGSLPHLPLTALTKSSSEGPAAPKPDPSAPAAPAPSGPDSQAVKRGEYPFRRDTGEPKPQLPLSAISKPNTESPPAAPAQPSIISTSQDPTVKPGEYPFKRVPVLKTPSPSLKRSVSFPQSAEKLLPSKSIIKSGFSPSLEKKASKPGGVEFKQDLMKSQTLPRSNGAQAKRAMFERMNSEPLKPKDSKPKLKRSQSFGVSSASGIKQILLEWCRSKTIGYQNIDIQNFSSSWSDGMAFCALVHSFFPLEFDYNALNPSNRKHNLQLAFTTAEEQADCLRLIEVDDMLEMGDKPDPMCVFTYVQSLYNHLKKFE, encoded by the exons ATGGATGACCCCAGGAAGGGCGGGCAGGAGGAGACGGTCAGTGAGGCTCTGGGTCATTTTCAGGCCACCTTGCAGGCGGCCGTCAGGGAGGTGCACGTGGACGTCAGCGCGTTCAAGCAGCGCATCGAGCAGAAGATCGAGGAGGTGTGCGTCAAAAATGGACCCCTGGCCGAAGCGGTGagccggctgcaggaggagaacctgcagctcCGGGCGAGGCTGGAGGCCCTGAGCCGCCTGGTGGAGGGGCTCTCTGGAGTGCAGATCGACCGGAGTCCCGCCGAGCTCAAGGCCAGCAGAATAGAGAATGGCCACGTGCAGGCTCAACCCAAGACCCAAGAGGAGCAGAGGGCTGTGGACAAGTCCTACCCTGCGCTCAACGAAGCGTCGGAGTCCAGTGGAGGGTCGAGCCAGAACGCTGCTGCTCCCAGCAGCACCCCAACGCTTCCTCCGTGGAGGGCACGACGACACGCTGACGCTAAT GgttcagagaaaaacactgcCACGGCTGCTCCGGACACTCTCAAACAGCAAG AAAACATAACAGCAGGCCCTGACGtcgctccagctgctgctccagagtACCACCAGCCTCTGAGCCCCAAACTGACCTCTGAGCCTCCAGCCGCTGAAGCTCTCAGAGCGCCCG ACCAGGACGACCTGGGACTTCTTACCAAGCCTCACCTTCCCCTCACTGCCATGATGAAACCCAGCGGTGACGCTCCAGCTCGCCCTCAGtctgctgcagcggcggccAGAGCAACACGGGAGCCTCCAGTCAAACCTGCGGAGCCTCCGGCCAAATCTG ATGCTGGTGGGCCTCAGGCACATCTTCCCGTCTCTGCAGTGACGACGAAGCAGAGTTCGGACGCCGcgctttctgcagcagcagctcccaaagctgtagcggagccagcaGAATATCCTTTCATGAGAG gtGCGTCTGGAACGAAGGAGCAGCCGGGCTCGCTGCCCCACCTCCCCCTCACAGCTCTGACCAAGAGCAGCTCCGAGGGTCCCGCTGCCCCCAAACCTGACCCGAGTGCCCCCGCAGCCCCGGCTCCCTCAGGGCCGGACTCACAGGCAGTCAAACGAGGCGAATATCCATTTCGACGCG ACACTGGTGAGCCGAAGCCCCAGTTGCCTCTTTCTGCGATCAGCAAACCGAACACAGAGTCACCCCCAGCTGCACCAGCTCAGCCTTCCATTATTTCCACATCGCAGGATCCCACAGTAAAACCTGGGGAGTATCCCTTCAAACGGG TTCCAGTGTTGAAGACTCCCAGTCCCAGCCTGAAGAGAAGCGTGAGCTTTCCTCAGTCTGCAG AAAAGTTGCTTCCCTCGAAATCGATCATCAAATCAGGATTCTCACCGAGTTTGGAGAA AAAAGCAAGCAAACCGGGAGGAGTCGAGTTCAAACAGGACCTGATGAAGTCTCAGACACTTCCTCGCTCCAACGGGGCTCAAGCCAAACGGGCCATGTTCGAACGAATGAACTCTGAACCCCTAAA GCCGAAGGACTCCAAACCCAAACTGAAACGCTCGCAGAGTTTTGGAGTGTCGAGTGCCAGCGGTATCAAGCAGATTCTCCTGGAGTGGTGCCGCTCAAAAACCATCGGATATCAG AACATAGACATCCAGAACTTCTCGTCCAGCTGGAGCGACGGGATGGCCTTCTGCGCCCTGGTCCACTCTTTCTTCCCCCTGGAGTTCGATTACAACGCCCTGAACCCCTCGAACCGCAAGCACAACCTACAGCTGGCCTTCACCACCGCAGA GGAGCAGGCCGACTGCCTGCGGCTGATCGAGGTGGACGACATGCTGGAGATGGGCGACAAGCCGGACCCCATGTGCGTGTTTACATACGTGCAGTCCCTGTACAACCACCTGAAGAAGTTTGAGTAA
- the tlcd3a gene encoding protein FAM57A — MLQVLACGAVVFPGLFFAFRRILPCVFKHWSDADVVLVSERLVSSIHAAMATTAGVVVVSSCQGNVITDRHWLATHFVIWYGVPYMTYDIFAMYLSHYYRFRVKGHEDYKQHSLRTVNSFVRREFLLVLHHIALLTILLPVTLFFRKDQGDFFIGCLFLTELSTPFVSLGKILIQLSLQDCWLHKANGGMVLFTFFMCRIALFPFMYWMYGRHYGIPLYSVPFHLPLSTNLGNSCILAPQVYWFVLLCRKGYRLYQRSRRPAAAAAPALSDSAKDD; from the exons ATGTTGCAAGTTTTAGCTTGTGGCGCCGTAGTTTTCCCCGGTCTCTTCTTCGCCTTCAGGAGGATCCTGCCGTGTGTGTTCAAGCACTGGAGCGATGCCGACGTGGTGCTGGTCAGCGAGAG ACTGGTGTCCTCCATCCATGCTGCCATGGCAACAACAGCAGGAGTCGTGGTGGTGTCATCATGCCAGGGCAACGTCATTACCGACAG GCACTGGCTGGCTACCCACTTTGTCATCTGGTACGGCGTCCCGTACATGACGTACGACATCTTCGCAATGTACCTCAGTCATTACTACCGGTTCCGCGTCAAAGGACACGAGGACTACAAGCAGCATTCGCTGAGGACCGTAAACTCCTTCGTCCGCAGAGAGTTCCTGCTGGTGCTGCATCACATCGCGCTGCTCACCATCCTGCTGCCTGTCACCCTG TTCTTCAGAAAGGACCAGGGGGACTTCTTCATCGGCTGCTTGTTTCTAACGGAGCTGAGCACACCCTTCGTCTCCCTGGGGAAGATACTTATTCAG CTCAGCCTccaggactgctggctgcacaAGGCCAACGGCGGCATGGTACTGTTCACCTTTTTCATGTGCCGCATCGCCCTCTTCCCCTTCATGTACTGGATGTACGGCCGCCACTACGGCATCCCGCTGTACAGCGTCCCCTTCCACCTGCCGCTGTCCACCAACCTGGGCAACTCCTGCATCCTGGCGCCGCAGGTCTACTGGTTCGTCCTGCTCTGCCGGAAGGGCTACCGCCTGTACCAGCGCAGCCgcaggccggcggcggcggcggcgcccgccCTCTCCGACAGCGCCAAGGACGATTGA